One window from the genome of Cricetulus griseus strain 17A/GY chromosome 2, alternate assembly CriGri-PICRH-1.0, whole genome shotgun sequence encodes:
- the LOC100755823 gene encoding pleckstrin homology domain-containing family G member 5 isoform X6, which translates to MEDQSPAEEKGLCCQNPACMDKGRATKVCHHADCQQLHRQGPLNLCEACDSKFHSAKHYDGHVRFDLPPQGSVLARNVSTRSCPPRTSPAADLEEEEESFVDGRGDRKSTGLKISKKKARRRHTDDPSKECFTVKFDLNVDIETEIVPAMKKKSLGEVLLPVFERKGISLGKVDIYLDQSNTPLSLTFEAYRFGGHYLRVKAKPGDEGKVEQGVKDSKSLSLPILRPTGAGPPVTERVDPQSRRENSLDILAPGRRRKNMSEFLGETSIPGQEPSTPSSCSLPVGSSGGTSSGSNESWKNRAASRFSGFFSSSPSTSAFGREVDKMEQLESKLHAYSLFGLPRMPRRLRFDHDSWEEEEEEDEEDEDSASLRLEDSWRELIDGHEKLTRRQCHQQEAVWELLHTEVSYIRKLRVITSLFLCCLLNLQESGLLCEVEAERLFSNILEIARLHRGLWGSVMVPVLEKARRTRALLQPGDFLKGFKMFGSLFKPYIRYCMEEEGCMEYMRGLLRDNDLFRAYVTWAEKHQQCQRLKLSDMLAKPHQRLTKYPLLLKSVLRKTDEPRAKEAVITMIGSVERFIHHVNACMRQRQERQRLAGVVSRIDAYEVVEGSNDEVDKLLKEFLHLDLTAPMPGASPEETRQLLLEGSLRMKEGRDSKMDVYCFLFTDLLLVTKAVKKAERTKVIRPPLLVDKIVCRELRDPGSFLLIYLSEFHSAVGAYTFQASSQALCRSWVDTIYNAQNQLQQLRAQHPGGQPLRSLDEEGEDSSASAASSPTILRKSSDSLNSQHGASDGSTETLAMVVIEPGETLSSPEFDRGPFSSQSDETSLSTIASSITPTSELLPLGPVDGRSCSMDSAYGTLSPTSLQDFAAPPPVVEPPVPVPQPVELPQTPSSPSSPRLRRRTPVQLLPRLPQLLKSKSEASLLQLLSGAAAHAAPPAPSRSLSELCLISVAPGVRTRSSLQEGGPGWNCPGACGTGCGSELSQPEKSVSSLTGGPTDPARRETPLGAAPSVQPEPPPGISVQHRKLTLAQLYRIRTTLLLNSTLTAS; encoded by the exons GTATGCCATCATGCTGACTGCCAGCAGCTGCACCGCCAGGGACCCCTCAACCTGTGTGAGGCCTGTGACAGCAAGTTCCACAGTGCTAAGCATTATGACGGACATGTTCGCTTCGACCTGCCTCCACAAG GCTCTGTCCTGGCACGGAACGTTTCCACCCGGTCCTGTCCCCCACGCACCAGCCCTGCTGCAGAcctagaggaagaggaggagagctTCGTGGATGGAAGAGG GGACCGAAAGAGCACCGGCCTAAAGATCtccaagaagaaagcaagaaggcGGCACACAGAT GACCCAAGCAAAGAGTGTTTCACCGTGAAATTTGACCTCAACGTGGACATTGAAACGGAAATTGTGCCGGCCATGAAGAAGAAGTCACTGGG GGAGGTGTTGCTACCTGTGTTTGAAAGGAAGGGCATCTCCCTGGGTAAAGTGGACATATACCTGGACCAATCCAACACACCTCTGTCCCTCACTTTTGAGGCCTACAGGTTTGGAGGACACTACCTGAGGGTCAAAG CCAAGCCAGGAGACGAGGGCAAAGTGGAGCAGGGAGTGAAGGACTCCAAGTCTCTCAGTCTGCCCATCCTAAGGCCCACTGGGGCTGGGCCCCCGGTGACAGAGCGTGTGGACCCTCAGAGCCGCCGAGAGAATAGTCTGGACATCTTG GCCCCTGGCCGCCGCCGCAAGAACATGTCTGAGTTCCTGGGGGAGACGAGCATCCCCGGGCAGGAGCCCTCCACGCCTTCCAGCTGTTCTCTGCCTGTTGGCAGCAGTGGAGGCACCAGCAGTGGGAGCAACGAGAGCTGGAAGAACCGGGCAGCCAGTCGCTTCAGCGGTTTCTtcagctccagccccagcaccaGTGCCTTTGGTCGG GAAGTGGACAAGATGGAACAGCTGGAGAGCAAGCTACATGCCTATAGCCTCTTCGGGCTACCCAGGATGCCCCGGAGGCTGCGTTTTGACCATGAttcctgggaggaggaggaggaggaggatgaggaggatgaagACAGTGCAAGCCTGCGGCTGGAGGACAGCTGGAGGGAGCTTATTGATGGGCATGAG AAGCTGACCCGGCGGCAGTGCCACCAACAGGAGGCAGTGTGGGAGCTCCTGCACACGGAAGTCTCCTACATCCGGAAGCTGCGTGTGATCACCAGC CTGTTCCTGTGCTGCCTTCTTAACCTGCAAGAGTCGGGGCTCCTGTGTGAG GTGGAAGCCGAACGCTTGTTCAGCAACATCCTTGAGATCGCTCGGCTGCACCGCGGGCTGTGGGGCAGCGTGATGGTGCCGGTGCTGGAGAAGGCGCGGCGCACGCGGGCGCTGCTGCAGCCTGGGGACTTTCTCAAAGGCTTCAAGATG TTCGGCTCGCTCTTCAAGCCCTACATCCGATACTGCATGGAGGAGGAGGGCTGCATGGAGTACATGCGCGGCCTACTGCGTGACAACGACCTGTTCCGCGCCTACGTCACG TGGGCTGAGAAGCACCAGCAGTGTCAGCGGCTGAAGCTGAGCGACATGCTGGCCAAGCCCCACCAGCGACTCACCAAATACCCACTGCTGCTCAAGTCAGTGCTGAGGAAGACTGACGAGCCCCGCGCCAAGGAAGCAGTGATCACCATG ATCGGCTCCGTGGAACGCTTCATCCACCACGTGAACGCGTGCATGCGGCAGCGTCAGGAGCGCCAGCGGCTGGCAGGGGTGGTGAGCCGGATCGATGCCTACGAGGTGGTGGAGGGCAGCAATGACGAGGTCGATAAG CTCTTGAAGGAATTTTTACATCTGGACCTGACAGCACCCATGCCTGGCGCCTCCCCTGAAGAGACTCGGCAGCTGCTGCTGGAAGGGAGCTTGAGGAtgaaggaggggagagacagcAAG ATGGATGTGTATTGTTTCCTGTTCACTGACCTACTCTTGGTAACCAAGGCtgtgaagaaagcagagagaaccaAGGTCATCAGGCCACCACTGCTGGTGGACAAGATCGTGTGCCGGGAGCTTCGGGACCCTG GCTCCTTCCTCCTCATCTACCTGAGTGAGTTCCACAGTGCTGTGGGGGCATACACATTCCAGGCCAGCAGCCAGGCCTTATGCCGAAGCTGGGTGGACACTATTTACAATGCACAG AACCAGCTGCAGCAGCTGCGTGCACAGCATCCAGGCGGCCAGCCCCTGCGGAGCCTGGACGAGGAGGGTGAGGACAGCAGTGCCTCAGCTGCCAGCTCCCCCACCATCCTGCGGAAGAGCAGCGACAGCCTCAACTCTCAGCACGG TGCCTCAGATGGTTCCACAGAGACCCTGGCCATGGTTGTGATAGAGCCCGGGGAGACGCTGTCATCTCCGGAGTTTGACCGCGGTCCCTTCAGCTCCCAGTCAGACGAGACTTCCCTCAGTACCATTGCTTCATCCATTACTCCCACTAGCGAGCTGCTGCCTCTGGGCCCAGTGGACGGCCGATCTTGCTCCATGGACTCTGCCTATGGCACCCTGTCTCCCACTTCTTTGCAAGACTTTGCAGCTCCACCCCCTGTGGTAGAGCCACCGGTGCCTGTGCCCCAGCCCGTGGAGTTACCACAGACCCCCTCATCTCCGTCCTCTCCCCGCCTCCGCCGCCGTACTCCTGTCCAGCTGCTCCCCCGTCTCCCCCAGCTGCTCAAATCCAAATCTGAGGCTAGCCTCCTGCAGTTGCTGTCAGGGGCCGCCGCCCACGCAGCGCCCCCAGCCCCTAGCCGCAGTCTGTCAGAACTGTGCCTGATCTCTGTGGCCCCTGGGGTGAGGACTCGGAGCTCCCTTCAGGAGGGTGGGCCTGGCTGGAATTGCCCAGGGGCATGTGGCACCGGCTGTGGCTCTGAATTGTCACAACCTGAGAAAAGTGTCAGCAGCTTGACTGGGGGACCTACAGATCCTGCCAGGAGAGAAACGCCCTTGGGGGCTGCTCCCAGCGTGCAGCCTGAGCCTCCCCCAGGGATCTCCGTTCAGCACAGGAAGCTGACCCTGGCCCAGCTCTATCGCATCAGGACCACCTTGCTGCTTAACTCCACGCTCACTGCCTCGTGA